The DNA sequence ATGGACACGCGGCTGTGTGACGGCGTGTACACCCTCGCCGACGGCTGCGACATGCTCGTCATCGAGTCCACCTTCCTGGACGAGGACGAGCACCTCGCGGTCGAGCACGGTCACCTGACCGCCGGTCAGGCCGCCCGGGTCGCGCTCGACTGCGGCGTACGGCATCTCGTGCTCACCCACTTCAGCCAGCGCTACTCCGAGCCGGACGAATTCGAGCGGCAGGCGCGGGCCGCCGGGTTCGAGGGGGAGCTGACCGTCGCGCACGACCTGCTGCGGGTGCCCCTTCCGAAACGGCGGTAGCACCGCCGTACGATGCTTCGATGCCCCTCCCCAAAGCTGAACTGCACCTCCACATCGAAGGCACCCTCGAACCCGAGCTCGCCTTCGAACTGGCCGCGCGCAATGGCGTCGAGCTGCCGTACCTGGACACCGACGAGATCCGCAAGGCCTATCAGTTCGAGGACCTCCAGTCCTTTCTGAACCTGTACTACGAGCTCATGGCCGTCCTGCGCACCGAGCGGGACTTCGAGGACCTCGCGAACGCCTACCTCGCCCGGGCCGCCGCCCAGGGCGTGCGGCACGCGGAGATCTTCTTCGACCCGCAGGCGCACACCAAGCGGGGCCTGGAGCTGGGCACGGTCGTCGAGGGGCTGTGGCGGGCGCTGGGGAGCAGCGAGGCGAACCACGGGGTCTCCACCCGGTTGATCATGTGCTTCCTGCGTGACGACTCCGCCGAGTCGGCCATGGACACGCTCCGGGCCACCGAGCCGTACCTCGACCGGATCACCGGCGTGGGCCTCGACTCGGCCGAGGTCGGCCACCCGCCGGTGAAGTTCCGCGAGGTCTACGAGGCCGCCGCCGCGCTCGGTCTGCGGCGCGTCGCGCACGCCGGCGAGGAAGGCCCGCCCGCCTACATCACCGAGGCCCTCGACGTCCTCGGCGTGGAGCGCGTCGACCACGGGCTGCGGTGCATGGAGGACCCGGCGCTGGTCGAGCGGCTGGTGCGGGAGCGGGTGCCGCTGACGCTGTGTCCGCTGTCGAACGTACGGCTGCGCACCGTCGACGTCCTCGCCGACCACCCGCTGCCCGCCATGCTCGACGCCGGGCTCCACTGCACGGTCAACTCCGACGACCCGGCGTACTTCGGCGGCTACGCCGGCGACAACTTCGACGCCGTACGCCAGGCCCTCGGCCTCACCGACGAACGGCTCCGGGAACTCGCCCGCAACTCCTTCCTCGCCTCCTTCCTGGAGGACGACGAGGCGCTGCGGGCGCGCTACCTGGCCGAGGTCGAGGCCTACGAGTTCGGGTAGCCGCCGAGGCTAGGTGGCCGCGGTGAGGCGGTCGGGGACCGCCGGGTTGGCCCCGGCGGTGTCCAGGGGGATCTCGACGACTTCGACGACCTCGGCGTGCTCCACGACCTCGACCGTCCGCCGGCTCCGGCGGCCCAGTGCCACCGCCGTCATCGGTACGGCGACGACCAGCAGTCCGACCGCGAGGACCGCGCCCATGACCGGGAACCCGGCCTGCGCCGACAGGACGCTCCCGGTCAGCGGGCCCGCAGCCGTACCCAGCGACGACGCCGAGCCGACG is a window from the Streptomyces sp. NBC_00299 genome containing:
- a CDS encoding adenosine deaminase, producing MPLPKAELHLHIEGTLEPELAFELAARNGVELPYLDTDEIRKAYQFEDLQSFLNLYYELMAVLRTERDFEDLANAYLARAAAQGVRHAEIFFDPQAHTKRGLELGTVVEGLWRALGSSEANHGVSTRLIMCFLRDDSAESAMDTLRATEPYLDRITGVGLDSAEVGHPPVKFREVYEAAAALGLRRVAHAGEEGPPAYITEALDVLGVERVDHGLRCMEDPALVERLVRERVPLTLCPLSNVRLRTVDVLADHPLPAMLDAGLHCTVNSDDPAYFGGYAGDNFDAVRQALGLTDERLRELARNSFLASFLEDDEALRARYLAEVEAYEFG